ATTCGCGGGCGGTGTCGCAAGCGGCCCCCCTTCGACCGTTGCGTGAACGAGCGCGTCGAGCAAGGTCAGAGCTTCGTTGTGAGTTACCTCCTTTTGCGCTTGCGCAACGGCAAGTAACGGTAACGCAAAGCGCGGCGTGATCGGCATGTCGGTCATGATCTGTCCTTATGTCAAAGTCAGAAAGAGCGGTGGTGACTGAGAAAAATCCCCCGTTTGACGAATTTCCATCGCGTGTCCCGGTGCCAGCGCTGCCAACTCGTCGGCGCCGATATTCAGCGTCGGTGTCTCCAGTTCCCATGGCCCGACGCCGGGAACCGGCGGCACCATCGAAACGCGCCACATTTCCCGGGCTTCGCCCAGCGGCAGGTCGACATGATCGCGCCAGCCGGTGTCGACGCGGCTTCGTCTTGTCCATCCGATCGTGATTCCGCCCGCGCCGTCCTCGCGGACTTGCCCGTGTACGGGCGAAAGCGGTTGCAACGCTTGTCCGGCTGCCACTACCTCGATCTCGGTGAATGCAGTATCGTTCCGCGCGGCCCATTGAAGCGCCGCACCCTCTCCCGCTGTCATCGCGGCAAGCACCTCGGGCAGCATCAGCAACGCCGGATCGTCGAGCAGGACAAATGGCTCGCCCACCGGATGAATCAGCTGGCTCGCGGTCCCCGAACGCCCGCGGAGCAAGCGCGTCAAACGCCATATCCGCGGCCCCACGACCTCGGCCTCGCCGAACTGCAGCAGCTCGCCGCCCACCATTGCCCGGTTGGCACCAGCCAGCAGCGCGGCATCGTCAACCGATTCGAGCATCATCGACGAATTGACCAGTTCGACCGTCACCGTGCCGACAAGATCGAACAGGCTTTCGTTCCCCATCGTCAGCGGCGCGGTAAGCAGGCCGAGCGCTGCCGCCGGGCGCAACGATCCCACGGAGACCGGTTCGGCCCCGGGCGACGCGACAAACCAGCAATCGGCGCCACGCCAACCATCGTTGCTACCCGCCCCGGCGATCAGGATTCTAGGCGTCGAGGCGGCGAAGCTCCCCGCGTTGGGAAGATCGAACAGGTGAACCATGCCGGCGGCGTCGGGCCAGTCGGGAGCGCCGACCGGAACGCCTGGCGCTGCCGGAAGCTCGGCGGCGGGCAGCGGTTGGTGGCGTCGCAATTCGAGCGAGATTTCGTTCCCGCGCACTATCCGCCCCACCAGCCGCCAGCGGCTCCCGTCGGCGTCGACGACAACCCCTCCGACGGTTAGCACCAGCGCGGCCAGGTCGGCGTGCCGAATCACTGTCTCGCGCTCGTCCGCAGCGGCGGAGGCCAGGCGTTGCGCCAGCGCCCGCGCCGACGACGCCGGCAGCACCGCCGGCAGGTCGATCCGTTCCTCGTGTGCGCCGCCGCCCGCGACCCGGCTCGTCTGCTGGCCGAGCTGAAAATCGCGCTCCGGCTCATAGTGGCGCAGGCGAACCATCCCCGGCAGCGACGACAAGGGCGCGCGTTTCCGCTCGGCGCAATCGCCAGCAGCGTCGTTCCGCCGCGCTTCGAAAAAGCCGCTCAGCGCCGGCACGTCGCCTGCTCCTGTCGCCGGCGCCAAATGCCAGCCCTCGGGCCCGCTCGCCAGCCGCACTCCGTCGGCATCGAACAGCGGCGCCAGCGCGTCGCGTGCCCGGTCGCCCGACGCCGCATAGCCCGAAAAGGGCCATTCGCCGCCACAGCGCCCCACATCTCCAAGCAGTTCGTCGCCGATCAGCCCGACGTCGATACTCCCCACATCGGCCTCTACCTCGAAGGTCAGCGACGGGATCCGGTTGCCAAACGCCCCCAGTTCGAGTTCCTCGAAGACCGCGTACGACAGCCCGCGAAACGCGCTCGCCGACGCGATCCCCAGCGCCGACGCGATCAACGGATCGGCCTCCTGATCCTCGCTCCCGTCATACCAGCGAAAGGTGCAGCGTTCGCGAAAACTGCCGCTCGTCCCGCGCAGCAGATTGCCGTCGGCCCAGATGCGCTTGATCGCGCGGACGGGGCGCGACGACAGTGCGATCGCCAGCGATACGGCATAGCTATATTCGCTCGTCGACGGCCGCCCCTTGCCGCCCCCGCGCTTGGCCCGCCGCTCGATCAGGTCGGTGGCCCAGATCACGCTGCCCGCGACGCGCATCGTCCCGAACAATTGCGGGATCTGCTGGCCATAGATCGACGCCTGGACCTTCAAATCGGCGAGCCGCGGCCCCTCGCGCGCCTTGGGCTTGAATATCTGGGCGTCGACCTGCTGCCCGACCGTCGCGCCGATCGCGGCGCCCACCGGGCCCGCGACAATCCCGCCCACCACCGTCAGCACCAAAGTCGCCATTGCCGTCCCCTTATGAAAGCCGCCATCGCCCGGCGCCGCGCACGCCCAAGTCGAGCGGCGTCTCGACCACCTTGCGCAGCCCCGCATGAGCATGAATGAAAGTCTCGCGCCCGATCAGGCCGAGATGATATTGCCGCGCCGGAAGCACGATCAGCGCGACATCGCCGGGACGCACCGCATCGCCAGCGCCGACAAAACCCGCAGCAGCGAGCGAGCCCTCGATCCGATCGAGGCCCCAGCCGCGCAGCGGATAAGCCGCCGGCCGCGCCAGCCGCCGTCCCGCCGCCGCATAAGCCGCCCATACCAGTCCGACACAATCGAGCCCCGTCGCCGGATCCTTCCCCTGCGGCCGGAACCGCGCCCCCACCATCGCACGGGCCGCGCGAAAGGCGGCCTCACCGCAATCAGCCACCGGGATAGCGCGTCAGCAAATCATTGCCCGGCAGATGCGCCTCGCCGCGAAAATTGATCGCATTGG
This DNA window, taken from Sphingopyxis sp. PAMC25046, encodes the following:
- a CDS encoding phage tail protein; the protein is MATLVLTVVGGIVAGPVGAAIGATVGQQVDAQIFKPKAREGPRLADLKVQASIYGQQIPQLFGTMRVAGSVIWATDLIERRAKRGGGKGRPSTSEYSYAVSLAIALSSRPVRAIKRIWADGNLLRGTSGSFRERCTFRWYDGSEDQEADPLIASALGIASASAFRGLSYAVFEELELGAFGNRIPSLTFEVEADVGSIDVGLIGDELLGDVGRCGGEWPFSGYAASGDRARDALAPLFDADGVRLASGPEGWHLAPATGAGDVPALSGFFEARRNDAAGDCAERKRAPLSSLPGMVRLRHYEPERDFQLGQQTSRVAGGGAHEERIDLPAVLPASSARALAQRLASAAADERETVIRHADLAALVLTVGGVVVDADGSRWRLVGRIVRGNEISLELRRHQPLPAAELPAAPGVPVGAPDWPDAAGMVHLFDLPNAGSFAASTPRILIAGAGSNDGWRGADCWFVASPGAEPVSVGSLRPAAALGLLTAPLTMGNESLFDLVGTVTVELVNSSMMLESVDDAALLAGANRAMVGGELLQFGEAEVVGPRIWRLTRLLRGRSGTASQLIHPVGEPFVLLDDPALLMLPEVLAAMTAGEGAALQWAARNDTAFTEIEVVAAGQALQPLSPVHGQVREDGAGGITIGWTRRSRVDTGWRDHVDLPLGEAREMWRVSMVPPVPGVGPWELETPTLNIGADELAALAPGHAMEIRQTGDFSQSPPLFLTLT
- a CDS encoding NlpC/P60 family protein; translated protein: MADCGEAAFRAARAMVGARFRPQGKDPATGLDCVGLVWAAYAAAGRRLARPAAYPLRGWGLDRIEGSLAAAGFVGAGDAVRPGDVALIVLPARQYHLGLIGRETFIHAHAGLRKVVETPLDLGVRGAGRWRLS